The genomic segment tcggatcacgcgggagtataaattggcgatcaaccttcttgcgaaggcatcacaccactcttaaacgtttggctctagaacaccgtgacagctgggattataagtcctcagcgcacgcgctccgcctaaccgggtaagtaaagaaacgatgaaagtagtggtatttcaacgtcgatgttaccatctcccacttatgctacacctctcatgtctccttacagtgccagactagagtcaagctcaacagggtcttctttccccgctaatttttccaagcccgttcccttggcagtggtttcgcgagaaagtaggtagggacactcaatgcggtagtatgaaaacaaccttgccaggttatggttttcggaaacctcgcatggcctattaatctactctacttacatagtaacaaacacttaggccattacccactgccaagggggcggttggaaaaatccatactgtcggccggttcagatggccgaaggacactttgcaaccatgacggcgccaggtcacaagtgactgacgcaggcatggctcccgcggggaacctcggggcggtggtccttggtgtcagcctgacacccagaatgtgaaaagtggataagggtatttggggttaaaagaaatagaatagaagaagaggaagaaaagagaagaggtgactctaatactcattcatatctccaaccgggacagggttacccggagaaggttaccgggttcctatcccacgactctcgtctccgacaacgagagctggttggtcccattcattcattcactcatcgtcgccgcgatttctaatttccgcgtactcttccacgcattttagccacatgcattccttgcaaaaatccgcgaacacggcgaatgactccctggacgacactagcgcttgtgccgcctggggccatgggcgattcccgattattcccgcgatgcactctcgctgtggtgcatatatcagtagtaagtgggcacgattggcgaattttcttccaggaatcgccccccttcccccctttttccagacgtgtccgaacacgttttccccattgtcctttgaggaggacgtcgccgctctagggccccctggggtgagggtccccaaaaaatgtcattgttcgacaggaagtggggtGGTGTGTGGGTGGCAAGGAATGCGGGCAGGTCCCAAAACGCCTGAAAGCAttccattgttatgcaatggaatgtcgttcacgtgttaagggaaactgggcccattatttttttttttagatggaggattgcgcaatgccctggcatgaatggcgcagtatatgaatgctttttttttacaggtttttttaggctaataaattttccctttctatggaagaccgttggaaaaattctcaacgatgtctccttttttttgactatgtttttctctctcttttattgcatgttgtttccttttaaaaggttttttttttttatttaaagatcaaaaatgttttttgccttccgtcttttttatacctgaaaagatgttgagggtttttgtaataaataattaaacatagggtttaaatttcatcttttttttatatttcataaaatcgtaggtaccattttacaaaatcatttacataaaatcatatgtgtatggttttttcaatatgagggcattctgtaagcccctcccgcgaatttatccaaataattgtaacaattatggaataattctccaaataattgatacaaataaccaagattttcgtggggtattgtacgtcgaagatcatcgcgagccaagagataaatttcctcgaaatttacgcgtatgcgatgatgaagatcctccgtggcaggcattctattgtattccatataattcatagcaacTCCTTTAATTGATTCTACAAGCGATTCCTTGtattccttgagaggcaatgtctccaagaaatccagccactgattaatccatgcagccttgtttttcaatgtattgatgctctgtcccatcatcattatgggagtctgatttgcatcatcattgcgaacaaaggtcacgcagggattttcaaaactgcggtggaatttcacgtttatggccccaaattcctttgcaggtagattgtggttgatctttgggtggaacttctcagggtcaaagtaatcggttacagcatccaaatcgttgaaaaaaagggtccattcttctcgtgtcattgacaatatggcgcgtttcgggcgtacgcccataaattgcacaaccgggacgaattgaccgaaacacgtaacttttaagccgacacgaatttgttttgtctctgatctattcaaagatataacttgagacaagaccacatgctgttcagcatcactgaatcccttttgtttgttgctctccatgttgaaaaaatgaatgggtgaaatcaggacgactgaatcaaatccaccgcgagcacccgcgttttatagcgctacgtatgagagtggagggggacagaatcccccactatacgcatgacagacctataaccgtcacacattatcccccaccgcagggagttctgtggcggcggcgtcacacatgcgccccactttcgcggtttttgtatgttgcgcggcaccccccactcttaccatggaaccttcctataccgattttttttgttaaatcgagtgacgcgtttgttgtcattcgttaaaaggcattgcaatagtaaaaatgtctaaaaactttgcaagttacgatttagagtcccttaaaaaatatctcgcgggtcgcgaatcgtatgagggacgacaaaagcctcaatttcgccagaaaagagtacgcgtatgtgttgataaatataccgatgatgattacctagatagtgatgacatgtgcagtccaacaaaagcgcggaaaatcgcgatagggtcaggattggaatgcgaagtggaagatttccttgttgatccttcttgtgtatgcaaatataaatttctcggtgaaatatggaataaaatccatatcagatatcgcagggataaattacactctcaagatgagggcatagacatgtgtacgacttttaaagtatgttacaatgaagaacctgcagaatctaatagagaaatcgaatcaaattttcaaatgagatataatcctccatcactgagaagcattgcaatcgcgaatttattaaatgaaagaaaatatgcgaaaaatgcaaaaactttggctgtggttactaaagcaattgtgcataatagtgatgtattattatataaaatgtcgaagtcaaatggttttttcgactgcatagaacacacaagattatgcaaagcaggagtgggggaaaaactctattggtactacttttttagggcgtgtgaggaagaatattatctccctgcgggggaggagacattggtctacaagaaaggaaagggaccaatcattgacctttcctttcaatagccaacaaatgcaaaacaagtggggggcgaaaaaaaaggaaaactggGCCATCCTTCCCCATCAGGTATGCAAAGGACCCCCCACCAAgggcaaatcttcaaaaaagtgtggaaaacttagcccctcctctaaactagggatgcatcaaggaccccagtgagatcattttactgcatttgcgttttttacgtcaaaatgacatcaagtcaagtgaactcatccccaaaatccagttatcaatcaggttatcagcctggaacttttaaacctaaaaaatctaaatattgtGGAAACAAcgcgaataaaaatggaattaagataattagtgatcgtgtagtgcaatataacagtgatgagaaaagatcaattgaaaaaatagtgaaaaaagtgaaactccaaagacatgagatttccaagacaggtcctgtcataaatattgactttgaccTTCAAAAGgttgaaaagaagaagaaaaactcaaccagacgattgggccataaatcacccggtagcactcaaagtggctctaaaatcctgaaagtcaataataaaaaaacaagtgaaatcatgcaagtgagtacagaagaaaaaaagttatggattaatatgttagaaaaagatcttgatttattcaatcaagtgaactacattgataagaaaaaggatctgaaaaaaatacaagctcgcgaaaaacgtttaaaactcgcggaaaaaaagaaggccgcctttatcgctcgcgaaaaacgtcgcgaactagctaaggaaaaacaaagacaatttagagctcgcgaatcagaaaacaatcgatccaaggacctcacatcgaaggatatcatccctgagcccatgatggaattggattcatcgatcgagatcattcccagcactccatcagtcatcaatttaatcctggaacgcgagggtgaagatgctcagcatggatcattgaatttcgcgaCCTCAACCCCGaaaagtaaatattcaatcaaccaatcatatgaattttgagattagattgatttaagctaatcttgtattttttttcatttcagaaccgcgaaaaactatcgaggaaatcgaggccgttctagtcgcggtgggcgcgaatctagaacaaaggaatcgcgaggacGATTACGAAGTGCGATGCACTCCAACGCAGCGTcaaaaagagcttgatcaaattgcgatgcaattggatcaaagcgggaatgatgatgatgaaggattggccatccagagtcttgatttcaccccgttatcacccagtaaccgttcgggttaaaaattcattaaacatttttgtattttttggatagctgaaataaaagtcatacattttattgcattacctgtgagtcttgactttttttttattgctaggcaagacccaatattccctctcctgtccccagcccttttttttctcgtagaagctaggagaaatttctctctcgcttcttcttcgtcggcgCCCTGTAgtctttcgtttattgtctctttccttctAGTTGTTTAGAAggtttagagaacaattttgactttttcctcgtctttcctaCCTTTATCCTTACCCtcatctccctctaacttacgggttagagggttgagggcgaatagtggggcaaaagttatataaaccgtgaggttccactactcgccctctttcaccatCGTCATCCGGAGGACTCCAGTGTCCagttttagtgttttttttgtgtttttcgttttttttaaaaaaatggttgtTGTAACCTGTGCAGGAGCGTGCCAGGAGGATTACGTCCGCGAGGTAAGTTTTTTACATATCTTTTgcatgtttttcgtgaggtttcgcggtttttaattttcagtttttcgcgtccgCGCTTCATTTTCTATGTTTTtcgtgtaattttttaatattttttaatatcctcTTGGTGCGGGGTATAagtttcgcgttttttaaatttcaaatccgcGTATTTTTTCGTTCGTTTTTGGTagttgttttagttttttttaattttttcgcttgttttagttttcagtttttaaattcttttttgtttgctttagtttttgattttttcgtgtttttgttgttctcattttttaattaatcgtgtttttttattttacagatgCAGGCCACCCGGAGGGAGAGGGAATACCTCAGGGCAGCCAATGAGTGGCTGCGCTGGGAGGATACGGAGGGTGAAAccctggatggcgaaaatattttcgccatccaggatcTCCATAACCGGGCCGCCAAATGGTTGGCGGATTCCGAGGACGAGGCCTACATGGTGagttttgtctctctctctctctctcactctctctctctctctctctctctctctctctctctctatctctctatCCCCTTTATCCCGTTTAAACCCATCCTGTCATTCCCATCAGTCCTCTCCTAAAATACACCTCTTCCCTTCCTTATTTTcctatttatataaaattaattaatttatttattttttcttttttgttgcAGGCCGGGGCTCGCTGGGAAGGAGGTGTCGGTCCGGACACCCCGAGAGCGCGCTGGGTCCGCGCTGTGAGGCGCGAGGCGCGCCAGTTCGAGGCCGAGGGCGAGCAGGTGCTCGCCCTCTACGATGTCGAGGATGCCTGGGCCCTCAGGATCCTCTTCGGGGAGGAGCCCACCCAGCCCGACCTGACCCAGGAGAATTGGGAcctggagcagtgggactgaggccactgccccccccccccccaataataaattaaaaaaaaaagaattaaaaaaaaatgtaatatagGATTaagtttttttgaataaaataaaattttaaaaattaatattttcttgtttatttatttatttaattcccttagctttaaattagaaaacgaaacaaaaaaaaaattttttaatttaaagaaaaaaaaatttgtattttagttttaagttttattttttaataaaatttttttaataaatattttcttttttctatttttatttattaccctggatttatttcccttagttttaagtataaatattaagaaaaaaaaagtattttagatttagatttattattattattaaatgtagtttagttttaagttttttaataaaaaaaattttttaaatcaatagtTGTGttcctttttgttttttaaacacttatttcttttatttttaaattattattaaataggatTCGGGTGGGGAAAACCTTAGAAAGAATcttttctagtttttatttatttatttatttatttttctttgtgtaacatacatttttcttacagataattttcattttcgcgggccgcgggtttttgaaacttcgtatttcaattcgaaatacgaacggctaaAAACCGGCCAGTCAAAGctgacggtggcgcccccctgacagtcggtaacccctcccacaaacgtacattcccagaattccacagtgtcggtaaaaacgtagttccgcctcctgacaccaggaggctctgcgcaaatgtaaacactgtagggcccattttttaaaaaattaatatctaatgaacaaataaacttaaaaatatgtaatttggatattaattatcaacaaacgattccctatcccttaataataactattcgagtctacaaataaatattaagcgagtggaggaatagcccctactcattaaattgtttaattaattattaaataatgcaggcctacaaacgtttttcgtgcataacaatattatacaaaactactacaatcaatctaaattgataaaatacttaattttcaaataaacagtgcgcgccaactagcagcggttaaatcgcggttttttgaaaccatagggcagagtcgcaaaaccatcaagccgccgttttgggcctgtcgcacgtacgatcttactctcaggtttcgtgatgacgtcatgatacactgtccgacgaataccatgatagtcgatctggtagggatctgctttatcgacaacgagcgcgcgaatcgagtcgtaatgaatttgtttacgcgattcataattcagtctaaccccttttattttactaacttccgcgatactgccgtccggtttttttacgcgataagtgtaaaatttaggccccccagagacaaaagaagtaatgaaacttccttctccgtagccctctacttcgtcggtcaaatcccctagaaaattccctagcggtaattcatttgatccatcgctgacgtaaattaccgaatctgtatcataatataaaacacgttcttgttgtttttctagataagaatataactttagacgcgcgtgagcggttgtataagccgcaataacaacattagccttagtggacatttccgcggcttcgtttaaatgtttccaggacatgaagagagtgtcgttatcgacaggaacaagtcctgttacttcaatttcaggattaaacattatatttgcaaattcctcatgtgttcgaataatagctttttttgtcaagttctccctctccccaaatttaccccagagacagtttaaacaaagttttgctacggctcttaatcctgcattcttttgaattttatctttgtcaagttttataccttctcgcgtctcatattcagcaatatatctattctttgattcatcatctacacactcagcaggccaatccgaagcctcttgttttattttcaaaaaagtgttaatgtattcggcaaataatccacctgttcgcgtcacaggattataacgcgtagtactcttatactcccaaagctcactgatttctaatattttgtaccccatttctacggctttacgaagttctggagcgacccaagttcccaaaaattcgcgatcagcgggatcatcatgagggcaattgtcttgtacaagatcatcgcagcatgatcgacagagagggaacagtaactttccatgggctttcactggtaaaacagggtgaaataattgacgagggggtaaaacgcgacatttcacgagaccttctatccgcgaaatattattattagggcatataagctgacaatcacgccccacatggacagtgggatgtccaatcgggaaaatccctgtctttaaaacgtatgggtataacgaacaaacgtcaacatagcgaattttctcattatcttttacatcataatgtgttacggtatttcctgttcgtcccccgaaaaatgcatcgcgcggatccagagctataaacatttgctgatcaacgttttctacaaaattcgccaacacatgatctgtctttttttgacgaataaaatcgcattcccacatttcaacgacttcataacccgagtgtcgcaattcccgggtaatcgcccctgttctctcatatcggctctctagtgtatccttgtgacttaactctttatctctattgaatttgaaacaccgtgggcatccgtgccaataacatccgtggaactgatatgcatatttcttattattattcgcggtatcctcccaaaaaccatctagacgcaggcctgaagttgttctgtgttcacgagttcgtccggcatgtattattcgatgattctcgcaatgttcgcgccacaagagccattcaattgcgattttcgactgcgttttccctaaccgatatcctccctgaggtataatgcctatctgcttgtcttttaagaaatttgtttgaaaaatacgcatgcatgtagaagcaatcgttacacattctgtaaaaggacagacatttccagcattcataatcagttttcgaaattcaacacaggctcgtctcaaaattgtaacatcaagtctgcaataatgaagaatttctttacgaaaatcaaattcataatcttcttcgacacgatcattataccaggataagaatttttcacgatcttgtactcccatagtgtcagcaccataatattttctatcaggtataggccctacgtagttttgattgtcttttgtattgaaaaaatgtggaaaatagcctttcgctatattccccaatccaaaagctttcggtaaacttgcaagagccatgtgaaaataatttaaactgtctataaatttattatccccaaaatccatcaagataatgtttgttccgttaattatcgctttaatttgactgttaatgcgtttcatgacgtctctcaaaacgaattgtgaatcatagcctttcgcgttatgtgcaatacaaactacttttttatacgtcttacccatcgacgtgatgtaatcaacaaatcctcgcacaggatcctcaccatcgaaaacattttcccgatgtttacaaACGCCACatggatttccgtgattatcgtttgcgttcacaatgtcatcgtcggtcatatctgcacagcggtcacacacagtttgtgcaacgcaaagattaggaatgtgtacgttgacatctgtagttccttgcagaagctcatcctgtctggtttcaaagtcgtagaaaacaaacgccacgcgtttcaaagtcaattttttcttgctttttaaggtgggcatatagcagagatgagaactatcttcgtccttttgacatacgttgcaataatatttatggcacacatgattctgagctttgcgatgatcaattttcgtattacattggccacacaattttatatagtcacagacggtggggttatttccgctgaaagatcctggtttcttatgttgatcgaagcacaattgcccgtgaaactctcgattacaatcgtcacacactattttatcaacaatcgtagagtcacacggaggattcttcaaacacctatcacaagtcctatcacaaacatgtccttgcgtagtgtaaggtttgttacaatgctcgcaataatacttcacgccaaagaatgaaggtaaattttggattggctcatagtggttctcttcaggataatacacaatcggtaaggtatatcggacggtcatctttctgctaatcaattcaggtgtaccatcgtagagcacagggtgatcttttccgtttctcatgagggaatagaccttgataaggcatccttcttcagccaagtatcgctgatattgagcaacttcctgtagaccacagccttcgtcaggagcaatgactcctgcccttcgagttagtctttcggcctccttacgttgcatttttcccttgcattgccggattgcctgccatacctcgtggatcttgcccttatcagctctggtttttaatttttctgcatgtgctttggccacaacaagtgatcgggctagacacaagccatcttcattcgaaatctgaaggatacattttctactaaaccctcttttcatgccgttttcaaggaaaccttgacctaccggggcttcagccacgtgaagtttgatccaaaacttatcggcacatccgaaaccgtttgcgctctgcgcgatagaactaacaagattccatagatcttgaaactcatatcctttgatcgcacgtggacttatccaggcattgtctctttgcatatttgcaaaattgaatgtaaggcacattcgattcataccacgtcctccagcctcaataattttattatagacatcacgaaaagcttcttcaacccagtcggcagggtcacgactttcaggtaaagggttgattgcaaactccatcacatgtgtgtcgagtttgaaacgtggaagtctctggcgtgatcgtcgtattgtccttaaggccggcaatcgattttcaatctcttcttcgcggccattttgttgatctgaaattgggtttagtatttttcaataaaaaaatatgcctaaaattttttctcggtattataaaaaggtatgaagctagatacttaccattctgctgatctagtaaatctagattaaactcttcaacagcttccaaagccttagggtcactcacaacattttcaccaccaccacattgaatatcaaagagcgcagaattaaaattttcgaataaatctccatcaaaattattttcaatggcaaaatcaccgaataactcaagatcaaaattatttatccaatcaaaatctccctgtggaggtgtagtattttcttcggacgggtcactgggccccgctaaatcgtttgggtccgacattgtgaatgtcccttggacgactgcagttagtgcgagaaaattcgggctatattgggaaaagtcaggggttttactgttggcgccacaggggggctactgcacttcttcgccttttttacctgcccccgcctacgcgcattgtccttgtcctagtcataggcaagcccacttgaccccaatacaggtgcattacgtcacgcccctctctagcattttcaaatccatattttcggatatcgtaaaattgtataaaatgatgagattttaggcatgattaatcagaaggcaatatggacacgaggtggaaacatccctttactgcaatgatttgtggtcccacgggttgtggaaaaacattttttgttaaaaggtttttgaaggaaattaagcaaatgtgcgatacacaaattgaaaaagtgatcttttattacgctgagtggcagaatggatattcggattatgataataattttgtcgaatttcgtgaaggcctaccaagatctggagattttgatgataataagccaaaattggttgtcgtggacgatttgatgcgggaatcttcgaatggtgcaatagttgatttatttacaaaaggaagccatcataaaaatctcagtgtaatgtttctatctcaaaatttattccaccaaggcaaaggacagagagacatttcattgaatacaaattacatcgtcgtatttaaaaatcccagagatcgtgcacaaattgcccatttggctcgtcaaatatacccagaagatccaaaatttctgcaagaagcctattttgatgcaacttcggcagctcatggctatttgttgctagatttgaaacaatcgactcctgaaaactgtaggtttcgtaccaatgtattccccagtgatccccatcattatgtttatattccgcggaaggatcgcaatataaaaggaggaggggcatcacggagtgtaccagtcgttcatgtgtgatggcaacgagaagtcgttctgaaagcggctctgttcgcaagtcgcttggagaaaagaatacagccttattacacgctctcatctacgcaccacccaggctacgccgggtaataatacaacacgctaataaagatttaattcgctgcatttgcgagtgtgctttaaatttattacacggaaatattcctttgaaaaattgtgagaaatcaaaactgtgcaaacataaaaaactattgagaaaacttgccgataaaaaacaaagtttaagcagcaagaaaaaaatcattaatcagaaaggtggttcaattttgccgatgctattgggtcctctgataagcgcacttatctcagccattgtataaggatggaacatgcacgtaaaatgattcttgtaccagaggagagtgtggagcgtctaaaaaaaaaaaattcttcacatgttgatgctcaccatgttttaacggaattggctaaagaaattcagccatcagcgcaaactccaggcactgttacaagcagattagatacccagctattggaaattttaaattcgaaaagccctagagatgaccatgaaaaatggaagttgtataacgacgttctgaggcgatatttgttttatacagaacaaactaaaacgccggtgttagaaacggaggcccacggcgaaactgaaaccgctgaacgatacgacccaaaagctattgttgctactgtacctaaagtatatcagcgaaaagccgctggtatactagaatacattgacgccattgatactgctaacagactcaaatggaattcaaaaggacaagtgactttggatggacagacatttcctggtgtcaatattgtggatctcatacaagatgttgtcagagcacggaaaacat from the Diachasmimorpha longicaudata isolate KC_UGA_2023 unplaced genomic scaffold, iyDiaLong2 ctg00000192.1, whole genome shotgun sequence genome contains:
- the LOC135172186 gene encoding uncharacterized protein LOC135172186, with translation MTSSQVNSSPKSSYQSGYQPGTFKPKKSKYCGNNANKNGIKIISDRVVQYNSDEKRSIEKIVKKVKLQRHEISKTGPVINIDFDLQKVEKKKKNSTRRLGHKSPGSTQSGSKILKVNNKKTSEIMQVSTEEKKLWINMLEKDLDLFNQVNYIDKKKDLKKIQAREKRLKLAEKKKAAFIAREKRRELAKEKQRQFRARESENNRSKDLTSKDIIPEPMMELDSSIEIIPSTPSVINLILEREGEDAQHGSLNFATSTPKKPRKTIEEIEAVLVAVGANLEQRNREDDYEVRCTPTQRQKELDQIAMQLDQSGNDDDEGLAIQSLDFTPLSPSNRSG